A window of Synergistaceae bacterium contains these coding sequences:
- a CDS encoding HypC/HybG/HupF family hydrogenase formation chaperone encodes MCLAVPHVISEILGEGRAIAAAGAVAAEIRTDLLDSPAPGDVVLVHAGFAIERLSPSESDELLALWDEVRRLAEASRLPEAPQR; translated from the coding sequence ATGTGTCTTGCAGTTCCTCACGTTATCTCCGAGATCCTGGGGGAGGGCAGGGCGATTGCCGCGGCGGGCGCCGTGGCCGCGGAGATCAGGACGGACCTGCTGGACTCTCCCGCGCCGGGGGACGTCGTCCTGGTTCACGCCGGCTTCGCCATAGAGAGGCTGTCCCCCTCCGAGTCGGACGAGCTTTTGGCTCTGTGGGACGAGGTGAGGAGGCTGGCCGAGGCGTCGCGACTACCCGAAGCTCCGCAGAGATGA